In Camelus dromedarius isolate mCamDro1 chromosome 3, mCamDro1.pat, whole genome shotgun sequence, one DNA window encodes the following:
- the LOC135319249 gene encoding mucin-7-like, translating to MHLCRSTDLLGSEPVSSILGSEPDLPITFKKGADKQQSLGVYPVRTAQPRRERLHLIDLLASSPRAAGRTVPQRPSISRIKGTLRSPCPAPFPPRRSLTARPAPPTSDRASERGNAPPVRAACRPAAPQGRLLAVRAGPGATPGKAASAAPPGRQEVPAAPSQAGQSSRTATNTALIRSHPPPPRPPPSSPPDLTRGHRPQEPALRPSPVNGGAERKEPSLYARSEPGETVTNKEGSSDRLANQLGVARPDGPTS from the exons ATGCATCTATGCAGATCCACGGATCTTTTAGGCTCTGAGCCAGTCAGCAGCATTTTAGGCTCTGAGCCAGATCTTCCCATCACTTTTAAGAAAGGTGCTGACAAACAGCAGAGCCTGGGCGTGTACCCAGTGCGAACAGCACAGCCCAGGCGTGAACGCCTGCACCTGATAGATCTTCTCGCGTCCTCTCCCCGAGCTGCGGGCCGGACTGTCCCCCAACGCCCCAGCATTTCTCGAATCAAGGGGACTCTGAGGTCACCCTGCCCGGCACCCTTTCCGCCCCGACGATCGTTAACTGCGCGGCCAGCACCGCCGACTTCGGACAGGGCCAGCGAACGCGGCAACGCCCCGCCG GTGCGGGCCGCCTGTCGGCCCGCCGCGCCTCAAGGACGTCTCCTCGCAGTCCGAGCGGGACCCGGCGCCACCCCGGGCAAAGCCGCCAGCGCCGCACCCCCGGGTCGGCAGGAAGTGCCGGCTGCCCCTTCCCAGGCCGGGCAGAGTTCGAGAACTGCCACCAACACAGCCCTAATCCGCTCCCACCCACCGCCGCCCCGACCACCGCCCTCCTCACCTCCGGATCTCACTAGAGGCCACCGACCCCAGGAGCCGGCGCTCCGCCCGTCTCCAGTCAACGGAGGCGCGGAGCGGAAGGAACCTTCGCTGTACGCACGCTCGGAGCCCGGCGAGACTGTGACCAATAAGGAAGGATCGTCCGATCGTCTAGCCAATCAGCTGGGGGTTGCTCGTCCTGACGGCCCTACGTCATGA